The Amycolatopsis sp. DG1A-15b genome window below encodes:
- a CDS encoding NAD-dependent epimerase/dehydratase family protein — MVSGTGPDRTSVVVTGGSGFIGRAVVRALRDRGVPVTVVDRVPFPEDRDGVHVVTGDLREAAVREQAVTGGTAGIVHLAALTSVLKSVELPEDTFADNVLVTQELLELARRREVPKFLLASTNAVIGDVGTATITPDLPLRPLTPYGATKAACEMLLSGYAGAYGMTTCALRFTNVYGPGMSHKDSFVPRMMRAALTGTGVRVYGDGRQRRDLVHVDDVVRAVLLALDSGYSGRAIVGAGRSVSVLEMVEAVREVTGAALPVDHVAAPAGEMPAVVVDVSASAETIGYRPEVSLIDGLATAWKYFSGLKTP; from the coding sequence ATGGTGAGTGGGACCGGTCCTGATCGGACGTCCGTGGTCGTGACCGGCGGCAGCGGCTTCATCGGCCGGGCCGTCGTGCGCGCCCTGCGCGACCGGGGCGTCCCGGTCACCGTCGTGGACCGGGTGCCGTTCCCCGAAGACCGCGACGGCGTGCACGTGGTGACCGGCGACCTCCGCGAAGCCGCCGTCCGCGAGCAGGCCGTGACCGGCGGGACCGCGGGCATCGTGCACCTCGCCGCGCTGACGTCGGTGCTGAAGTCGGTCGAACTGCCCGAGGACACCTTCGCCGACAACGTCCTGGTCACCCAGGAACTCCTCGAACTCGCGCGCCGCCGTGAGGTGCCGAAGTTCCTGCTCGCCTCGACCAACGCGGTGATCGGCGACGTGGGCACCGCGACCATCACCCCGGACCTGCCGCTGCGCCCGCTGACGCCGTACGGCGCCACCAAGGCGGCGTGCGAAATGCTGCTGTCGGGCTACGCCGGGGCGTACGGCATGACGACGTGTGCGTTGCGGTTCACCAACGTCTACGGCCCGGGAATGTCCCACAAGGACAGTTTCGTGCCGCGGATGATGCGGGCCGCGCTGACCGGCACCGGCGTCCGGGTCTACGGCGACGGCCGCCAGCGCCGCGACCTCGTGCACGTCGACGACGTCGTACGCGCGGTCCTGCTGGCCCTCGACAGCGGCTACTCGGGCCGCGCGATCGTCGGCGCGGGGCGCTCGGTGTCCGTGCTGGAGATGGTCGAAGCCGTGCGCGAGGTGACCGGCGCCGCACTGCCGGTCGACCACGTCGCGGCACCGGCCGGGGAAATGCCCGCGGTCGTCGTCGACGTCTCGGCGAGCGCGGAGACCATCGGCTACCGGCCCGAGGTCTCCCTCATCGACGGCCTGGCCACGGCGTGGAAGTACTTCTCCGGCCTCAAGACGCCGTGA
- a CDS encoding LuxR C-terminal-related transcriptional regulator codes for MRPQCAYAELRTAAGPAFSARDRELVGLLAPHVAQAATDGEVARHLGISPRTVQKHPQLIYRELALTSRAELRVRLTRGAGNP; via the coding sequence GTGCGCCCGCAGTGCGCGTACGCAGAACTGCGCACGGCCGCCGGCCCGGCTTTTTCCGCGCGGGACCGCGAGCTGGTCGGCCTGCTCGCACCGCACGTGGCCCAGGCGGCGACCGACGGGGAAGTCGCCCGGCACCTGGGGATCAGCCCGCGGACGGTGCAGAAGCACCCTCAGCTGATCTACCGCGAGCTCGCCCTGACCAGCCGCGCCGAGCTGAGGGTCCGCCTCACCCGCGGAGCGGGGAATCCGTGA
- the gcvP gene encoding aminomethyl-transferring glycine dehydrogenase encodes MDPSLASLEQGLPFADRHIGPRPDELRHILDVIGVASLDELAERAVPSSLRESAEPLELPPAASEAQALAELRELAGRNRPTASMVGLGYHDTVTPPVIRRNVLENPAWYTAYTPYQPEISQGRLEALLNFQTVIADLTGLPVANASLLDEATAAAEAMTLVRRAGRATSRRFVVDEDTLPQTLAVLRTRAEPLGIELVVEDLSQGLTGLGLGGDFFGVLLSCPGASGAVRELDRTIGEAKKHGAAVIVAADPLALTLLRPPGELGADVAVGSTQRFGVPLGFGGPHAAYLAVRRGLERQLPGRLVGVSKDADGTPAYRLALQTREQHIRREKATSNICTAQVLPAVMASMYAVYHGPEGLRSIALRAHRMATVLAAGLAEGGVDVVHGEFFDTVVAAVPGRADTIVAAARDLGISLRRIDADHVGIACDETTTRERLSCVWKAFGVSVSDVDGLDADTADALPAPLRRTSDYLTHPVFHAHRSETAMLRYLRRLADSDVALDRSMIPLGSCTMKLNATAEMEPVTWPEFAGLHPFAPAEDAAGLLAVAADLSAWLARITGYDAVSLQPNAGSQGEFAGLLAIRAYHRSRGEHARDVCLIPASAHGTNAASAVMAGMRVAVVRCDERGNIDLAHLKSTVDEHRADLAAIMLTYPSTHGVYEDTVGEVCAAVHDAGGQVYVDGANLNALIGVAQYGRFGADVSHLNLHKTFCIPHGGGGPGVGPIGVRAHLAPFLPNHPLQPAAGPATGVGPVSAAPWGSASILPISWAYVRMMGAPGLRRATLVAVANANYVARRLGEHYPVLYAGREGLVAHECILDLRPLTKATGVTVDDVAKRLADYGLHAPTMSFPVAGTLMVEPTESEDLAELDRFCAAMIAIRAEIDRVAAGEWPLEDSPLRQAPHTARCVAGDWNRPYSRETAVFPAGPGEPKIWPPVRRIDGAAGDRNLVCSCPPPEAFTDSPLRG; translated from the coding sequence GTGGATCCGTCACTCGCCTCCCTGGAACAGGGCCTTCCCTTCGCCGACCGGCACATCGGGCCCCGCCCGGACGAACTCCGCCACATCCTCGACGTCATCGGCGTCGCCTCCCTCGACGAACTCGCCGAACGAGCCGTGCCGTCGTCGCTGCGGGAGTCCGCCGAGCCACTCGAACTGCCGCCCGCCGCGAGTGAAGCGCAGGCGCTCGCTGAACTTCGTGAGCTGGCCGGGCGCAACCGGCCGACCGCTTCGATGGTCGGGCTCGGCTACCACGACACCGTCACCCCGCCCGTCATCCGGCGCAACGTGCTCGAGAACCCGGCCTGGTACACCGCCTACACGCCCTACCAGCCCGAGATCTCCCAGGGACGGCTCGAAGCGCTGCTCAACTTCCAGACCGTGATCGCGGACCTGACCGGGCTCCCCGTCGCCAACGCGTCCCTGCTCGACGAGGCCACCGCGGCCGCCGAGGCGATGACGCTGGTGCGCCGGGCCGGGCGGGCGACGTCCCGCCGGTTCGTCGTCGACGAAGACACCCTGCCGCAGACCCTCGCCGTGCTGCGGACCCGGGCCGAGCCCCTCGGCATCGAACTGGTCGTCGAAGACCTTTCCCAAGGGCTGACCGGGCTGGGGCTCGGCGGCGACTTCTTCGGCGTGCTGCTGTCCTGCCCCGGCGCGTCCGGTGCGGTCCGGGAGCTCGACCGCACCATCGGCGAGGCCAAGAAGCACGGCGCGGCCGTGATCGTCGCCGCCGACCCCCTCGCCCTCACCCTGCTCCGGCCGCCCGGTGAGCTCGGCGCCGACGTCGCCGTCGGTTCGACGCAGCGGTTCGGCGTCCCGCTCGGCTTCGGCGGCCCGCACGCCGCCTACCTCGCGGTGCGCCGAGGCCTGGAGCGGCAGCTGCCCGGCCGGTTGGTCGGCGTCTCGAAGGACGCCGACGGCACGCCCGCCTACCGGCTCGCCCTGCAGACCCGCGAGCAGCACATCCGCCGCGAGAAGGCGACGTCGAACATCTGCACCGCACAAGTCCTGCCGGCGGTGATGGCCTCGATGTACGCGGTGTACCACGGGCCCGAGGGACTGCGTTCGATCGCGCTGCGGGCGCACCGGATGGCCACCGTGCTGGCCGCCGGCCTCGCCGAGGGCGGTGTCGACGTCGTGCACGGCGAGTTCTTCGACACGGTCGTCGCCGCGGTGCCCGGCCGGGCGGACACCATCGTTGCAGCCGCTCGAGACCTCGGCATCTCGCTGCGCCGGATCGACGCGGACCACGTCGGCATCGCCTGCGACGAAACCACCACCCGCGAGCGGCTTTCCTGCGTGTGGAAGGCGTTCGGCGTCTCGGTGTCCGATGTGGACGGGCTTGACGCGGACACCGCGGACGCGCTTCCGGCGCCGCTGCGGCGCACGAGCGACTACCTCACGCACCCGGTGTTCCACGCGCACCGCTCGGAAACCGCGATGCTGCGCTACCTGCGGCGGCTGGCGGACTCCGACGTCGCCCTCGACCGCAGCATGATCCCGCTGGGCTCGTGCACCATGAAGCTCAACGCCACCGCGGAGATGGAGCCGGTCACCTGGCCGGAGTTCGCCGGCCTGCACCCGTTCGCGCCGGCCGAAGACGCCGCCGGGCTGCTGGCCGTGGCCGCCGACCTGAGCGCCTGGCTCGCCCGGATCACCGGCTACGACGCGGTTTCCCTGCAACCCAACGCCGGCAGCCAAGGCGAGTTCGCCGGCCTGCTCGCCATCCGGGCCTACCACCGTTCACGCGGCGAGCACGCGCGAGACGTCTGCCTGATCCCGGCCAGCGCGCACGGCACGAACGCGGCCAGCGCGGTGATGGCGGGCATGCGCGTGGCCGTCGTCCGCTGCGACGAGCGCGGCAACATCGACCTGGCCCACCTGAAGTCCACAGTGGACGAACACCGGGCCGACCTCGCCGCGATCATGCTCACGTACCCCTCGACGCACGGCGTCTACGAAGACACCGTCGGCGAGGTGTGCGCGGCGGTGCACGACGCGGGCGGGCAGGTGTACGTCGACGGCGCCAACCTGAACGCGCTGATCGGCGTCGCCCAGTACGGCCGCTTCGGCGCCGACGTCTCGCACCTCAACCTGCACAAGACGTTCTGCATCCCGCACGGCGGCGGCGGGCCGGGTGTCGGCCCGATCGGGGTCCGCGCGCACCTGGCGCCGTTCCTGCCGAACCACCCGCTGCAGCCGGCGGCGGGCCCGGCCACCGGCGTCGGCCCGGTCAGTGCGGCGCCGTGGGGCAGCGCGTCGATCCTGCCGATTTCCTGGGCGTACGTCCGGATGATGGGCGCTCCCGGCCTGCGCCGCGCGACGCTGGTGGCGGTGGCGAACGCCAACTACGTCGCCCGTCGCCTCGGCGAGCACTACCCGGTGCTCTACGCCGGCCGCGAAGGGCTCGTCGCGCACGAATGCATCCTCGACCTCCGGCCGCTGACGAAGGCCACCGGCGTCACGGTCGACGACGTCGCGAAACGGCTGGCGGACTACGGGCTGCACGCGCCGACGATGTCCTTCCCGGTCGCGGGCACCCTGATGGTGGAGCCGACGGAGAGCGAAGACCTCGCCGAACTTGACCGCTTCTGCGCGGCGATGATCGCGATCCGCGCCGAAATCGACCGGGTCGCGGCGGGGGAGTGGCCCCTCGAAGACTCGCCGTTGCGGCAGGCACCGCACACGGCCCGCTGTGTCGCGGGCGACTGGAACCGGCCGTACAGCCGCGAAACGGCGGTGTTCCCGGCCGGTCCGGGCGAGCCCAAGATCTGGCCGCCGGTCCGCCGCATCGACGGCGCGGCGGGCGACCGGAACCTGGTCTGCTCCTGCCCGCCACCGGAGGCCTTCACGGATTCCCCGCTCCGCGGGTGA
- a CDS encoding MerR family transcriptional regulator, with protein sequence MVEAGSEKQPVEVATGEQGELFPDDSLPDELVGYRGPAACQIAGITYRQLDYWARTKLVAPSIRTAHGSGSQRLYSFKDILVLKVVKRLLDTGVSLQNIRVAVDHLRLRGVRDLARVTLFSDGTTVYECTSPEEIVDLLQGGQGVFGIAVSGAMQEISGTIHEFQAERADGGIVETHEPDELTQRRNARKTG encoded by the coding sequence GTGGTCGAGGCTGGTTCCGAGAAGCAGCCTGTCGAGGTCGCGACTGGTGAGCAGGGGGAGCTGTTCCCCGACGATTCGCTGCCCGACGAGCTGGTGGGCTACCGGGGTCCGGCGGCGTGCCAGATCGCCGGGATCACCTACCGCCAGCTCGACTACTGGGCCCGGACCAAACTGGTCGCGCCCAGCATCCGCACCGCGCACGGCTCCGGCTCGCAGCGGCTGTACTCCTTCAAGGACATCCTGGTCCTCAAGGTCGTCAAGCGGCTCCTGGACACCGGTGTCTCGCTCCAGAACATCCGCGTCGCGGTCGACCACCTGCGCCTCCGCGGCGTCCGCGACCTGGCCCGGGTGACACTGTTCTCCGACGGCACCACGGTGTACGAGTGCACCTCGCCGGAGGAGATCGTCGACCTGCTCCAAGGCGGCCAGGGCGTCTTCGGCATCGCCGTCAGCGGTGCGATGCAGGAGATCAGCGGCACCATCCACGAGTTCCAAGCCGAACGCGCCGACGGCGGCATCGTCGAGACGCACGAACCGGACGAACTCACCCAGCGCCGCAACGCCCGCAAGACCGGTTGA
- a CDS encoding TetR/AcrR family transcriptional regulator: MQVNPDLMAELGLSVTEAARRAQIIGATIGVLADLGYRRTTFAKIKERAGLSSTRLISYHFTNKAGLMQAVLSTVIQTKSAFLTERTGGGLDPADRPGYLRAHIETSIAFLRAYPECVRALTELAANADDADGWVMTKVLVDDLRVHGLARQLKQGQAEGLFGAFTPEVMAMSIAQAIDGVAAAYAADPSLDLETYGREVADTFVKATAP; this comes from the coding sequence ATGCAAGTAAACCCCGACCTCATGGCCGAACTGGGCCTCAGCGTCACCGAGGCCGCGCGCCGGGCGCAGATCATCGGCGCGACCATCGGCGTCCTGGCCGACCTCGGCTACCGCCGGACCACCTTCGCCAAGATCAAGGAGCGCGCCGGGCTCAGCAGCACCCGGCTGATCTCGTACCACTTCACGAACAAGGCCGGCCTGATGCAGGCCGTGCTCAGCACGGTCATCCAGACCAAGAGCGCGTTCCTCACCGAACGCACCGGCGGCGGCCTCGACCCGGCCGACCGGCCCGGCTACCTGCGGGCGCACATCGAGACGTCGATCGCGTTCCTGCGGGCCTACCCGGAGTGCGTCCGGGCGCTGACGGAACTGGCCGCCAACGCCGACGACGCCGACGGCTGGGTGATGACGAAGGTGCTGGTCGACGACCTGCGCGTGCACGGCCTGGCCCGGCAGCTCAAGCAGGGCCAGGCCGAGGGCCTGTTCGGCGCCTTCACGCCCGAGGTGATGGCGATGTCGATCGCGCAGGCCATCGACGGCGTCGCCGCCGCCTACGCGGCCGACCCTTCGCTGGACCTCGAAACGTACGGGCGCGAAGTGGCGGACACGTTCGTCAAAGCGACGGCGCCTTGA
- the trxA gene encoding thioredoxin — protein sequence MSEVADITDATFAEVLGSDVPVLVEFWATWCGPCRMVGPVLAQLAAERAGELAVRKINADENPETTRSYQVMSLPTMILFRGGEPVETIVGAFPKARIEDRLDRVLKAPSL from the coding sequence ATGTCCGAAGTTGCTGACATCACCGATGCGACCTTCGCCGAAGTCCTCGGCAGTGACGTCCCGGTGCTCGTCGAGTTCTGGGCCACCTGGTGCGGCCCGTGCCGGATGGTCGGCCCGGTGCTGGCGCAACTGGCCGCCGAGCGCGCCGGCGAGCTCGCCGTCCGCAAGATCAACGCCGACGAGAACCCGGAGACCACCCGCTCCTACCAGGTCATGTCGCTGCCGACGATGATCCTCTTCCGCGGCGGTGAGCCGGTCGAGACGATCGTCGGCGCGTTCCCGAAGGCCCGCATCGAAGACCGGCTCGACCGGGTCCTCAAGGCGCCGTCGCTTTGA
- a CDS encoding MerR family transcriptional regulator — MRIGELAQRTGVTTRALRFYEDQGLLQARRTANGYREYDEDDLQLVKEIQTLRTVGLTLDETRPFVECLRSGHETGDSCASSIEVYRRKLEEADALLARLGGIRGELAAKLATALARQAPDPCVVPESPRP, encoded by the coding sequence ATGCGGATCGGAGAACTTGCGCAGCGCACGGGTGTCACCACCCGTGCGCTGCGGTTTTACGAGGACCAAGGCCTGCTGCAGGCCCGGCGCACGGCGAACGGCTACCGCGAGTACGACGAGGACGACCTCCAGCTCGTCAAGGAGATCCAGACCCTCCGGACGGTCGGCCTGACCCTCGACGAAACCCGCCCGTTCGTCGAGTGCCTGCGCAGCGGCCACGAGACCGGCGACTCCTGTGCGAGTTCGATCGAGGTCTACCGCCGCAAGCTCGAAGAAGCCGACGCGCTCCTCGCACGGCTCGGCGGCATCCGCGGCGAGCTGGCCGCGAAACTCGCCACCGCCCTGGCCCGGCAGGCGCCCGATCCGTGTGTCGTGCCCGAATCCCCGCGCCCGTGA
- a CDS encoding MerR family transcriptional regulator — MTAAGRPQNHGLSIGAVLAQLRGDFPDVTISKIRFLEAEGLVQPGRTPSGYRQFAAADVERLRFVLAAQRDHYLPLKVIKEQLDAADSGAGPTAALPRPPRRLVPIDAPAENVGLPVADDFTAGKELRLTQEELLEQAGIDAPALAELQQYGLVRPGPAGFFDPDAVLVARTVKAMTEFGIEPRHLRAFRAAADREVGLLEQIVTPVYRHRDPEAKARADEVVRELAALSVTLHTLLVKAGIRGVSGC; from the coding sequence GTGACGGCGGCCGGGCGGCCACAGAACCACGGATTGAGCATCGGGGCGGTCCTCGCGCAGCTGCGCGGCGACTTCCCCGATGTCACCATCTCCAAGATCCGGTTCCTCGAAGCGGAAGGCCTGGTCCAACCGGGCCGGACGCCGTCGGGTTACCGGCAGTTCGCCGCGGCGGACGTGGAGCGACTGAGGTTCGTCCTGGCCGCCCAGCGGGACCACTACCTCCCGTTGAAGGTCATCAAGGAACAGCTGGACGCGGCGGACTCGGGGGCCGGGCCCACCGCGGCCCTGCCCCGCCCGCCGCGCCGGCTGGTGCCGATCGACGCACCGGCGGAGAACGTCGGCCTGCCGGTGGCGGACGACTTCACCGCGGGCAAGGAGCTGCGCCTGACCCAGGAGGAGCTCCTGGAGCAGGCCGGCATCGACGCGCCGGCACTGGCCGAGCTGCAGCAGTACGGCCTGGTCCGGCCCGGTCCCGCCGGGTTCTTCGACCCGGACGCGGTGCTGGTCGCGCGGACGGTCAAGGCGATGACCGAATTCGGGATCGAGCCGAGACACCTGCGTGCCTTCCGCGCCGCGGCCGACCGCGAGGTCGGGCTGCTGGAGCAGATCGTGACGCCGGTGTACCGGCACCGCGACCCGGAGGCCAAGGCCCGGGCCGACGAGGTGGTGCGGGAGCTGGCGGCGCTGTCCGTGACCCTGCACACGCTCCTCGTCAAGGCCGGAATCCGCGGCGTCTCCGGGTGTTGA
- the garA gene encoding glycogen accumulation regulator GarA produces MSTNDGPGGVPPEQSPERTSVFRADFLAEAEGREPAPEAPVQGVDALPAGSALLVVKRGPNAGSRFLLDRDTTSAGRHPDSDIFLDDVTVSRRHAEFRREGGEFVVIDVGSLNGTYVNREPVDQAVLAGGDEVQIGKFRLVFLTGPGHGGQGAQ; encoded by the coding sequence GTGAGCACGAACGACGGGCCCGGCGGCGTTCCCCCGGAGCAGTCTCCGGAGCGGACCTCTGTCTTCCGGGCCGATTTCCTGGCCGAAGCCGAAGGCCGCGAGCCCGCCCCGGAAGCCCCGGTCCAGGGTGTCGACGCCCTGCCCGCGGGTTCTGCCCTGCTGGTCGTGAAGCGCGGGCCGAACGCGGGTTCGCGGTTCCTGCTCGACCGCGACACCACCAGCGCCGGGCGGCACCCGGACAGCGACATCTTCCTCGACGACGTCACCGTCTCCCGCCGGCACGCCGAATTCCGGCGTGAAGGCGGCGAGTTCGTCGTCATCGACGTCGGCAGCCTCAACGGCACCTACGTCAACCGCGAGCCGGTCGACCAGGCGGTGCTCGCCGGCGGCGACGAGGTGCAGATCGGGAAGTTCCGCCTGGTCTTCCTGACCGGCCCGGGGCACGGGGGCCAGGGGGCGCAGTGA
- the gcvH gene encoding glycine cleavage system protein GcvH yields the protein MSAPEELRYTEEHEWVATRGEDTLVRVGITEYAQDQLGDVVFVDLPDVGRQVSAGDVFGEVESTKSVSELFAPVDGEVVAVNDAVADSPELINSDPYGEGWLIEIRLDDPAGLEALLEAEAYDALTKG from the coding sequence GTGTCCGCTCCTGAAGAGCTTCGCTACACCGAGGAACACGAGTGGGTCGCCACCCGCGGCGAGGACACCCTCGTGCGCGTCGGCATCACCGAGTACGCGCAGGACCAGCTCGGCGACGTCGTGTTCGTCGACCTGCCCGACGTCGGCAGGCAGGTGAGCGCGGGCGACGTCTTCGGCGAGGTCGAGTCGACCAAGAGCGTCTCCGAGCTGTTCGCGCCGGTCGACGGGGAGGTCGTCGCGGTCAACGACGCCGTCGCCGACTCGCCCGAGCTGATCAACAGCGACCCCTACGGCGAGGGCTGGCTGATCGAGATCCGGCTCGACGACCCGGCGGGCCTGGAAGCCCTGCTCGAAGCCGAGGCGTACGACGCCCTGACCAAGGGCTGA
- a CDS encoding CDP-alcohol phosphatidyltransferase family protein yields MSTAAPEPAAQADAEPSLLRQALNVPNILSLLRLAGVPVFLWLLLGPEEDGWALALLVFSALTDWLDGKLARWLNQMSRLGQLLDPAADRLYILATLVAFLVRDIIPWWVVVPLVLREAVLGVCVVTLRRRGFAPPEVTYIGKGATFVLMYAFPFLLLAQGGSDVAAVARPIGYAFTIWGAVLYVWSGVLYVVQARNALRDAGAE; encoded by the coding sequence GTGAGCACAGCCGCCCCCGAACCCGCCGCTCAGGCGGATGCCGAGCCGTCTTTGCTGCGGCAGGCCCTGAACGTCCCCAACATCCTCTCCCTGCTGCGGCTGGCCGGGGTGCCCGTCTTCCTCTGGCTGCTGCTCGGCCCGGAAGAAGACGGCTGGGCGCTCGCCCTGCTCGTCTTCAGCGCCCTGACCGACTGGCTCGACGGCAAGCTCGCCCGCTGGCTCAACCAGATGTCCCGGCTCGGGCAGCTGCTCGACCCCGCCGCCGACCGGCTCTACATCCTCGCCACCCTCGTCGCCTTCCTCGTGCGCGACATCATCCCGTGGTGGGTCGTCGTCCCGCTCGTCCTGCGGGAGGCCGTGCTCGGGGTCTGCGTCGTCACCCTGCGCCGCCGCGGCTTCGCGCCGCCGGAGGTCACCTACATCGGGAAGGGCGCCACCTTCGTCCTGATGTACGCCTTCCCGTTCCTGCTGCTCGCGCAGGGCGGCTCGGACGTCGCCGCGGTCGCGCGGCCGATCGGCTACGCCTTCACCATCTGGGGCGCCGTCCTCTACGTCTGGTCCGGCGTGCTCTACGTCGTGCAGGCGCGCAACGCCCTGCGCGACGCCGGAGCGGAATGA
- a CDS encoding AMP-binding protein yields MTASEVHHAFRVARDYLQTHREDYDTAYRDFAWPEFDEFNWAIDWFDVVAHDPDNAERDALWIVEEDGRENRWTYPELSGRSNQVANWLRGLGVRRGDRLILMLGNQGELWETILAAIKLGAVIIPASTLLGPADLTDRVERGAAKHVVVRSVDAPKFDGVEGGYTRIAVGEPVEGWQPYSAAFAESPEYAPDGPTKAADPLLLYFTSGTTAKPKLVQHTHVSYPVGHLSTMYWIGLEPGDVHLNISSPGWAKHAWSNFFAPFNAEATVFLYNYSRFDAGALLAQMDRCGVTSFCAPPTVWRMLIQADLTALKTPPKKVVGAGEPLNPEVIEQVRKSWGVTIRDGFGQTESSVQIANTPGQDVVPGSMGRPLPGFVVALVDPVSGERATEGEICLDLAHRPVGLMTGYADDDDRTSAAFAGGFYHTGDVGSIDERGYLTYVGRTDDVFKASDYRISPFELESVLIEHEAVAEAAVVPAPDPIRLAVPKAYVVLASGFEPDAATARSILAYCREHLAPYKRIRRLEFAELPKTISGKIRRVELRGRESDPKRPEGTEYREEDFPDLKS; encoded by the coding sequence GTGACCGCTTCGGAAGTCCACCACGCGTTCCGCGTCGCGCGGGACTACCTGCAGACCCATCGCGAGGACTACGACACGGCGTACCGCGATTTCGCCTGGCCGGAGTTCGACGAGTTCAACTGGGCGATCGACTGGTTCGACGTCGTCGCGCACGACCCGGACAACGCCGAGCGGGACGCGCTGTGGATCGTCGAGGAGGACGGCCGCGAGAACCGCTGGACGTACCCGGAGCTGTCGGGGCGGTCCAACCAGGTCGCCAACTGGCTGCGCGGCCTCGGCGTCCGCCGCGGCGACCGGCTGATCCTGATGCTGGGCAACCAGGGCGAGCTGTGGGAGACGATCCTCGCGGCCATCAAGCTCGGCGCCGTGATCATCCCGGCGTCGACGCTGCTGGGCCCGGCCGACCTGACCGACCGCGTCGAGCGCGGCGCGGCCAAGCACGTCGTGGTCCGCTCGGTGGACGCGCCGAAGTTCGACGGCGTCGAGGGCGGCTACACGCGGATCGCGGTGGGGGAGCCGGTCGAGGGCTGGCAGCCGTACTCGGCCGCGTTCGCCGAGTCGCCCGAGTACGCCCCGGACGGCCCGACGAAGGCCGCCGACCCGCTGCTGCTCTACTTCACGTCCGGCACGACCGCGAAGCCGAAGCTGGTGCAGCACACGCACGTCTCGTACCCGGTGGGCCACCTGTCCACGATGTACTGGATCGGGCTGGAACCCGGCGACGTCCACTTGAACATCTCCTCGCCGGGCTGGGCGAAACACGCGTGGAGCAACTTCTTCGCGCCGTTCAACGCCGAGGCGACGGTGTTCCTCTACAACTACAGCCGGTTCGACGCGGGCGCCTTGCTGGCGCAGATGGACCGCTGCGGCGTGACGAGCTTCTGCGCGCCGCCGACCGTGTGGCGGATGCTCATCCAGGCCGATCTGACGGCGCTGAAGACACCGCCGAAGAAGGTCGTCGGGGCGGGGGAGCCGCTCAACCCCGAGGTGATCGAGCAGGTCCGGAAGTCGTGGGGCGTCACCATCCGCGACGGCTTCGGCCAGACCGAAAGCAGCGTCCAGATCGCGAACACGCCGGGCCAGGACGTCGTGCCCGGCTCGATGGGCCGCCCGCTGCCCGGCTTCGTGGTGGCGCTGGTCGACCCGGTCAGCGGCGAGCGCGCCACGGAGGGCGAGATCTGCCTGGACCTCGCCCACCGCCCGGTCGGCCTGATGACCGGCTACGCGGACGACGACGACCGCACGTCGGCCGCGTTCGCCGGCGGCTTCTACCACACCGGCGACGTCGGTTCGATCGACGAACGGGGCTACCTCACCTACGTCGGGCGCACCGACGACGTGTTCAAGGCGTCGGACTACCGCATTTCGCCGTTCGAGCTGGAGAGCGTCCTCATCGAGCACGAGGCGGTGGCCGAGGCGGCGGTCGTCCCGGCCCCCGACCCGATCCGGCTGGCGGTGCCCAAGGCGTACGTCGTGCTGGCGTCGGGCTTCGAACCGGACGCCGCGACCGCCCGGTCGATCCTGGCGTACTGCCGCGAGCACCTGGCGCCGTACAAGCGGATCCGGCGGCTCGAGTTCGCGGAGCTGCCGAAGACGATCTCGGGCAAGATCCGCCGCGTCGAGCTGCGGGGCCGCGAGAGCGACCCGAAGCGGCCGGAGGGCACGGAGTACCGCGAGGAGGACTTCCCCGACCTCAAGTCCTGA